The proteins below come from a single Methanolobus chelungpuianus genomic window:
- a CDS encoding MATE family efflux transporter: MVSDEEMLSDSVWSLFRRFTFPAVAGILVAGIQTIIDGFFIGNGVGSQGLAGVTLAFPFVMFIVAAGIMMGMGSASLIALELGSSHRDRAMRIMSNVFPLVAVAGLVITILGLVLVDPLIGMFEASDLVRSMAGDYMSVIFAGSVLLLLPLTLDPLVRNDGFPLLAMRTMILAVLANLVLDYLFVMRMDMQLFGAALATVMAFALSAIILSMHFFGSRTGLKVSLGTMGFHPGEVLRIVESGLPSFAMQFSVAVLFLAHNFVLLRYGDEGAVSAYGIIGYSFAVFYMMFEGIAVGVQPIIGFNYGAGLYDRVCRTLQLAMAACVAIGSIGVIIVYLVPEMVAGMFNPDTEEILETTVTGMRIIVASLLVQGIVVVNATYYQSVNRVGYALFIHLGKIFVFMFPLLLALPMFFGLHGVWFATPLADYLMFAVVMVMLYDELKVLRGEKCRRP; encoded by the coding sequence ATGGTAAGCGATGAAGAAATGCTGTCGGATAGTGTATGGAGCCTTTTTAGAAGATTCACCTTCCCCGCGGTCGCAGGAATACTGGTTGCAGGGATACAGACAATAATTGATGGCTTTTTCATAGGTAACGGCGTGGGCAGCCAGGGGCTTGCGGGTGTCACGCTTGCTTTTCCCTTTGTCATGTTCATCGTAGCGGCCGGAATAATGATGGGCATGGGCTCTGCAAGCCTCATTGCTCTTGAACTTGGGAGCTCGCACAGGGACAGGGCCATGAGGATCATGTCCAATGTGTTCCCTCTTGTGGCTGTGGCAGGACTTGTGATCACTATACTGGGCCTGGTCCTTGTTGATCCGCTGATCGGCATGTTCGAGGCGAGCGATCTTGTCAGGTCGATGGCAGGAGATTACATGAGTGTGATCTTTGCGGGATCGGTCCTCCTGCTCCTTCCGCTTACCCTGGACCCTCTTGTAAGGAACGACGGGTTCCCTTTGCTTGCCATGAGGACAATGATACTTGCCGTGCTGGCAAACCTTGTGCTTGACTATCTGTTCGTGATGAGGATGGATATGCAGCTCTTCGGGGCGGCTCTCGCCACAGTGATGGCCTTTGCACTGAGCGCAATCATACTTTCCATGCACTTCTTCGGCAGCAGGACAGGACTTAAGGTCAGCCTCGGGACCATGGGATTCCATCCGGGGGAAGTACTGAGGATTGTGGAGAGCGGCCTGCCGTCCTTTGCGATGCAGTTCTCGGTGGCGGTGCTGTTCCTTGCACATAATTTCGTGCTGCTCCGGTACGGTGACGAGGGGGCGGTCTCAGCATACGGGATAATCGGCTATTCATTTGCCGTGTTCTATATGATGTTCGAGGGTATTGCCGTCGGTGTACAGCCGATAATCGGCTTCAATTACGGAGCTGGCCTGTATGACAGGGTGTGCAGGACACTGCAGCTTGCCATGGCCGCCTGTGTGGCGATAGGGAGCATTGGCGTCATCATAGTCTACCTGGTGCCTGAGATGGTTGCCGGCATGTTCAATCCTGATACCGAGGAGATCCTCGAGACCACTGTGACCGGCATGAGGATAATAGTGGCATCGCTGCTGGTCCAGGGTATCGTGGTCGTGAACGCTACCTATTACCAGTCAGTCAACAGGGTGGGCTATGCCCTGTTCATCCACCTGGGAAAGATATTCGTGTTCATGTTCCCGCTGCTGCTGGCCCTTCCAATGTTCTTCGGCCTGCACGGCGTGTGGTTCGCGACCCCTCTGGCAGATTACCTTATGTTCGCTGTGGTGATGGTGATGCTGTACGATGAGCTGAAGGTGCTCAGGGGAGAGAAATGCAGGAGACCCTAA
- a CDS encoding cryptochrome/photolyase family protein, whose amino-acid sequence MMPHFGRSLFIFRRDLRIEDNTGLRAAMELSEEVIPCFIFDPRLSDRERLGFNPHAFQFLLESLDDLSEQLHSRGGRLYLFYGTAEDVVSRLAGKLDINAVFVNHDYTPLSRRRDEAIKRACIGSDVKFMQFHDCLLHEPGSVLTKQGKPYLVFSQFFRAGFRREVPLPITLPGKSFYTGKPGIEEFHSFETLLPSRNGRLFSRGGRENALSILGDLPGFERYDTERNYPSTHGTTALSAHNKLGTISIREFYHSVKEELGEEHPLLRQLYWRDFFTHTAYHFPDVFIQSFREKFRSIDWDYDNPHFHAWCSGNTGFPIVDAGMRQLNETGFMHNRVRMITASFLVKDLHMDWYLGERYFASMLVDYDPCVNNGNWQWSASTGADSQPYFRVFNPWLQQRKYDPECEYIRQWIPELREMSAADIHGLERSKPPASSGYPSAIVDHKKERDRTLAIFGSL is encoded by the coding sequence ATGATGCCGCATTTTGGAAGATCGCTATTTATTTTCAGGAGGGACCTGCGCATTGAGGATAATACGGGCCTCAGGGCAGCTATGGAATTGTCAGAAGAGGTCATTCCGTGCTTCATATTCGACCCGAGGCTCTCAGACAGAGAAAGGCTCGGTTTCAATCCGCACGCCTTCCAGTTCCTGCTGGAGTCACTGGATGACCTCAGTGAGCAATTGCACTCAAGAGGAGGCAGGCTTTACCTATTTTACGGGACCGCTGAGGATGTCGTCAGCCGGCTGGCCGGAAAGCTGGATATTAATGCCGTGTTTGTCAATCATGATTACACCCCCTTGAGCAGGCGAAGGGATGAAGCCATAAAGAGAGCCTGTATTGGTTCAGATGTGAAGTTCATGCAGTTCCATGACTGCCTGCTGCATGAGCCGGGATCAGTCCTGACAAAACAGGGAAAGCCTTACCTTGTGTTCTCACAGTTCTTCCGTGCCGGCTTCAGAAGAGAAGTACCCCTCCCCATAACGCTTCCCGGAAAGAGTTTCTATACAGGGAAGCCGGGAATTGAGGAGTTCCACTCTTTCGAAACGCTGCTGCCTTCCAGGAACGGGCGTCTCTTTTCCAGGGGCGGGAGGGAAAATGCCTTAAGTATACTGGGAGACCTCCCAGGCTTTGAGAGATACGATACCGAACGCAACTATCCTTCCACTCACGGAACGACGGCTCTCTCGGCACATAATAAGCTTGGGACCATATCCATTCGGGAATTCTATCACAGTGTGAAGGAGGAGCTAGGGGAAGAACATCCACTCCTGCGGCAATTGTACTGGCGTGATTTCTTCACTCATACAGCATACCATTTTCCTGATGTATTCATCCAGTCCTTCAGGGAAAAGTTCCGCAGCATCGACTGGGACTATGACAATCCACACTTCCATGCATGGTGTTCCGGGAATACCGGTTTCCCGATAGTTGATGCAGGCATGAGGCAGCTGAACGAGACAGGCTTCATGCACAACAGGGTAAGGATGATCACTGCATCATTCCTTGTAAAGGACCTGCATATGGACTGGTACCTCGGCGAGCGATATTTCGCAAGCATGCTTGTGGACTATGACCCATGTGTGAACAACGGCAACTGGCAGTGGTCTGCATCCACAGGTGCGGACTCGCAGCCGTACTTCCGCGTTTTCAATCCATGGCTCCAGCAGAGGAAGTACGATCCGGAATGCGAATATATCCGGCAGTGGATTCCTGAATTGAGGGAAATGAGTGCAGCAGATATCCACGGTCTTGAGAGAAGTAAGCCCCCTGCTTCCTCGGGGTATCCTTCTGCAATAGTCGACCATAAGAAAGAAAGGGACAGGACATTGGCTATATTCGGTTCTTTGTGA
- a CDS encoding SOUL family heme-binding protein, which translates to MGKSGIAFGLFTVAVVLVAGWYLASVAIVRDAVMVDYSVVGTIGQEVEVRQYSNLTLASMSSDSLDSAFTALSRYIIGNNRDNARMDMVLPLISRSEGERVNMSFILPEGYRVDNAPQPLNSDIAISEIPSRKVAVLGFSGYAGDSAYEEHRGRLESSLREHRVQTQSDYFLFSYAPPRSPPVLMKNEVAVEVA; encoded by the coding sequence ATGGGAAAGTCGGGGATCGCTTTTGGGCTGTTCACTGTTGCCGTAGTGCTTGTGGCAGGCTGGTATCTTGCAAGCGTAGCTATCGTCAGGGATGCCGTAATGGTGGATTACAGCGTGGTCGGAACAATAGGCCAGGAAGTAGAGGTAAGGCAATACAGCAACCTGACCCTTGCTTCCATGAGTTCCGACAGCCTGGACAGTGCCTTCACCGCCCTCTCCCGCTACATCATAGGGAATAACAGGGACAATGCCAGGATGGATATGGTACTGCCCCTGATATCCCGGAGCGAAGGAGAGCGTGTGAATATGTCCTTCATACTGCCTGAAGGGTACCGGGTGGATAATGCGCCGCAGCCTCTGAACAGCGATATTGCCATCAGCGAGATTCCCTCAAGGAAAGTGGCCGTCCTGGGATTTTCAGGATACGCAGGCGATTCTGCTTACGAGGAACACCGGGGAAGGCTTGAGAGTTCTCTCAGGGAGCACAGGGTGCAGACGCAGAGTGATTATTTCCTGTTCAGTTATGCACCTCCCCGCTCACCTCCTGTTCTTATGAAGAACGAAGTGGCAGTTGAGGTTGCATGA
- a CDS encoding PHP domain-containing protein, which yields MFQASEIKNRIINSEKAAGLLEDGWCKADLHVHTCCSHDVPPAWQTHPAHLLEKAKNTGLDFVTFTDHDTVKAYDLLGWDRENLVPGVEISIKDTENVGHTVHVNTYTFDREQFMEMEHLARERRDIYSLIDYLRDNDLPHTYNHPFWFKFGEKPNMFAVPELVRQFPVIEYNAQDLKQKNFFSMMLAQRHNKGTVVTTDSHTGGIGRVYTVAKGDTFEEYFSNIVKGRSYMVMEEPSWKHFASEVGGLMELLFSIDKEIWEETGFSTGVGAFDKVLSALAMDTPWKSTGLNKATSGVARQISGSRLPVLLHMLTKRSQVTKIERMINA from the coding sequence TTGTTCCAGGCCTCAGAGATTAAAAATAGGATAATTAATTCTGAAAAGGCAGCCGGACTTCTGGAGGATGGATGGTGCAAAGCTGATCTGCATGTACACACATGCTGCTCTCACGATGTCCCACCCGCCTGGCAGACACACCCTGCGCACCTTCTCGAGAAAGCAAAGAATACAGGACTTGACTTTGTCACCTTTACAGACCATGATACTGTAAAGGCTTACGACCTGCTTGGATGGGACAGGGAGAACCTGGTCCCCGGTGTAGAGATATCTATCAAGGACACTGAGAATGTAGGACATACCGTGCATGTGAATACGTATACATTCGACAGGGAGCAGTTCATGGAGATGGAACATCTGGCAAGGGAAAGAAGGGATATTTACAGCCTTATTGATTATCTAAGGGACAACGACCTGCCCCATACCTATAACCATCCTTTCTGGTTCAAGTTCGGTGAGAAGCCCAATATGTTTGCAGTTCCTGAGCTTGTGAGGCAGTTCCCTGTAATAGAGTATAACGCCCAGGATCTGAAACAGAAGAATTTCTTCTCCATGATGCTGGCGCAGCGCCACAACAAAGGAACGGTGGTAACCACTGATAGCCATACAGGCGGTATTGGAAGGGTCTACACGGTCGCAAAAGGCGACACCTTCGAAGAGTACTTCAGCAATATCGTTAAAGGGCGTTCCTATATGGTAATGGAGGAGCCTTCATGGAAACACTTCGCCAGTGAAGTGGGCGGCCTTATGGAGCTCCTATTCAGCATTGACAAAGAGATATGGGAGGAGACCGGATTCTCCACCGGGGTTGGCGCCTTTGACAAAGTCCTGAGTGCTCTGGCAATGGACACTCCGTGGAAGAGCACAGGACTGAATAAAGCGACATCCGGCGTGGCCAGGCAGATATCAGGCTCGCGCCTGCCGGTGCTCCTGCACATGCTCACCAAAAGGTCACAGGTCACAAAGATAGAGAGAATGATCAATGCCTGA
- a CDS encoding PHP domain-containing protein: MGSGTYTGGLKVISSDRAAGLMENGWHKADLHVHTCCSFDVLSAASMHPESLFRKGRRNGLDIVTFTDHDTVKANDIIGWKREGFVPGVELSVRDPVNVGHTVHINVFGFDREQFLEFDHLAREKKDIYSLIDYFRSNDLPYVYNHPFWFPRGDRPNFPAVPELVRHFPVTEYNMQDLRQKNLFVMALAQRFGKGMVATSDSHTGNIGSVYTIARGDTFHEYFSNISKGRSWMVIDEPFCKYLTGELNSWIELAFSRRKNIREEVGFTTGMGQLDKFISLLGSDSLEKSPRMSCTAKNILKQISGSGVPALIYMISKQPQVSRIGRVINA; the protein is encoded by the coding sequence TTGGGGAGTGGAACATACACAGGCGGACTGAAGGTTATCTCTTCCGACAGGGCTGCCGGACTCATGGAAAACGGGTGGCATAAAGCAGACCTGCATGTTCATACCTGCTGCTCGTTTGATGTGCTGTCTGCTGCATCGATGCATCCTGAGAGCCTTTTTCGCAAAGGCAGAAGAAATGGTCTCGATATCGTAACCTTCACGGATCATGATACTGTCAAGGCCAACGATATTATCGGGTGGAAGCGTGAGGGGTTCGTACCCGGCGTGGAACTGTCCGTCAGAGATCCTGTCAATGTGGGGCATACCGTACATATCAACGTTTTCGGATTTGACAGGGAGCAGTTCCTTGAGTTCGATCATCTGGCGAGGGAAAAAAAGGATATTTACAGCCTGATCGACTATTTCAGGAGCAATGACCTCCCATATGTATACAATCACCCGTTCTGGTTCCCCAGGGGTGACAGGCCGAATTTCCCTGCAGTCCCCGAACTTGTCAGGCATTTCCCTGTGACGGAGTACAATATGCAGGACCTGCGGCAGAAGAATCTCTTCGTGATGGCTCTTGCACAGAGGTTTGGAAAGGGAATGGTGGCCACAAGCGACAGCCATACAGGTAATATCGGGAGTGTGTACACGATTGCCAGGGGAGACACTTTCCATGAATATTTCTCTAATATAAGCAAGGGACGCTCCTGGATGGTTATCGACGAGCCTTTCTGTAAATACCTTACAGGAGAACTGAATTCCTGGATAGAGCTTGCCTTCAGCAGAAGAAAGAACATCAGGGAAGAGGTCGGCTTCACGACTGGCATGGGACAGCTTGACAAATTTATAAGTCTTCTGGGTAGTGACTCACTGGAAAAGAGTCCGCGCATGAGCTGCACGGCGAAGAATATCCTGAAACAAATATCAGGTTCAGGCGTACCTGCATTAATATATATGATCTCCAAACAGCCCCAGGTCTCAAGGATCGGGCGCGTGATCAATGCCTGA
- a CDS encoding 2-oxoacid:acceptor oxidoreductase subunit alpha — protein sequence MNLDLTIKIGGAAGQGLETIGNVLSKSLLRSGFFVFSTQYYLSRIRGGHNTFQIRISDAEVRAMDENVDILIALDRTSVDRHLDEMTDGVVIVDRDVVELGSDHDSIFHVPMLKIAKEVGGNKIYANTVAAGAAIGLLCLGLDPLNEVLKGMFLKKGQEIIDSNLRVAKAGYDYVRENYPHGCKFNVSAPEAKGDRMLIAGSEAAGLGALAAGVQFMSAYPMTPSTGVLNYVAGHAGEFGVVVEQAEDEIAALNMALGASFTGARSMVTTAGGGFSLMVEALGLAGITETPVLIFLAQRPGPATGLPTMTEQGDLLFALHAAQGEFPRCILAPGTPDECFYMVADAFNIAEKYQIPVFVMSDQYLADSLFTCDRFDTSRITIERHLLSDQELRTKHGDYRRYKLTPNGISPRALPGQEGMLVCADSDEHDEFGRIDESQENRIRMVDKRMRKLEMLREEMNPPSLYGPRDAKLTLIGWGSTYGPLAEAVDMLNEDGHPTNLLHFNHIYPMPAEKVKETLARSKKRICVENNYTGQFARLLRAETGIEVSDRVLRYDGLPFTPMSIIEALREKQVI from the coding sequence ATGAACTTGGATCTTACTATAAAGATAGGTGGAGCTGCAGGCCAGGGACTGGAAACTATCGGTAATGTGCTTTCCAAGAGCCTGCTCAGGAGCGGATTCTTTGTGTTCAGCACTCAGTATTACCTCTCCAGGATACGGGGTGGTCATAACACATTCCAGATACGCATCAGTGATGCTGAGGTCAGAGCAATGGATGAGAATGTGGACATACTGATCGCTCTTGACCGTACTTCCGTTGACAGGCACCTGGACGAGATGACGGACGGTGTAGTTATCGTTGACAGGGATGTGGTCGAGCTTGGATCGGATCACGACTCCATATTCCATGTGCCAATGCTGAAGATCGCAAAGGAAGTCGGCGGTAACAAGATATACGCTAATACGGTAGCAGCAGGTGCAGCTATAGGACTGCTTTGCCTGGGCCTGGACCCTCTCAATGAGGTGCTTAAGGGGATGTTCCTCAAGAAGGGACAGGAGATAATCGATAGTAATCTCAGGGTGGCAAAGGCGGGCTATGATTATGTGAGGGAGAACTATCCTCACGGCTGCAAGTTCAATGTATCCGCACCAGAGGCGAAAGGGGACAGGATGCTCATTGCAGGCAGTGAGGCTGCCGGACTCGGAGCACTTGCCGCGGGGGTCCAGTTCATGTCAGCTTATCCCATGACACCTTCCACCGGCGTGCTGAACTACGTCGCAGGCCATGCCGGGGAGTTCGGTGTGGTTGTTGAGCAGGCCGAGGATGAGATCGCAGCTCTCAACATGGCGCTTGGCGCTTCCTTTACAGGTGCGCGTTCCATGGTCACTACGGCTGGCGGCGGTTTTTCCCTCATGGTCGAGGCCCTTGGCCTTGCAGGGATAACTGAGACGCCGGTGCTGATCTTCCTTGCCCAGCGTCCGGGACCGGCTACCGGTCTTCCTACGATGACGGAACAGGGTGACCTGCTGTTTGCGCTCCATGCTGCGCAGGGAGAATTCCCGAGGTGTATCCTTGCGCCGGGCACCCCCGACGAGTGCTTCTACATGGTAGCTGACGCTTTCAATATTGCAGAGAAGTACCAGATACCTGTCTTTGTCATGAGCGATCAGTACCTTGCCGATTCTTTGTTCACCTGCGACCGGTTCGATACATCAAGGATAACGATCGAAAGGCATCTGTTATCCGATCAGGAACTCAGGACCAAGCACGGGGATTACAGGCGCTATAAGCTCACCCCCAACGGCATATCCCCCCGGGCACTCCCGGGACAGGAAGGAATGCTGGTTTGCGCTGACAGTGACGAGCATGATGAGTTCGGCCGCATTGATGAATCACAGGAGAACCGTATAAGGATGGTGGATAAGAGAATGAGAAAACTTGAGATGCTGAGAGAAGAAATGAACCCTCCAAGCCTCTACGGTCCCAGGGACGCAAAGCTGACCCTCATTGGCTGGGGCTCCACTTACGGGCCGCTGGCCGAAGCCGTGGATATGCTGAACGAGGACGGTCATCCGACAAACCTGCTGCATTTCAATCATATCTATCCAATGCCAGCGGAGAAAGTGAAGGAGACCCTTGCACGGTCGAAGAAGAGGATATGCGTTGAGAATAACTACACGGGACAGTTTGCCCGGCTGCTGCGTGCCGAAACTGGTATCGAGGTGTCTGACAGGGTATTGAGATATGACGGACTGCCTTTCACTCCGATGTCCATTATTGAAGCTCTCCGTGAAAAGCAGGTGATCTGA
- a CDS encoding 2-oxoacid:ferredoxin oxidoreductase subunit beta, with translation MVSVEDYGEYETAWCPGCGDFNILKAVKAALANLAMPPSEVLMVSGIGQAGKLPQYLNCNFFNGLHGRTLPPATAAKLANHELTVIAVAGDGDCYGEGGNHLIHAVRRNPDITVIVHNNQIYGLTKGQASPTSERGMVSKIQKQGVFNNPFNPIAFAISQDCSFVGRGYAGDVQHLTELLMKAIQHRGLSLVDVLQPCVTFNKLNTFKWYSNRVYKMEEGEYALDDRVKAFERSLEWGDRIPLGIFYTNERPILEDNHEILKEAPLIRHKPETGRVNRLIEGFT, from the coding sequence ATGGTGAGCGTAGAGGATTATGGTGAATATGAGACTGCATGGTGTCCGGGATGCGGTGATTTCAATATACTTAAGGCAGTTAAGGCAGCTCTTGCAAATCTTGCCATGCCTCCTTCCGAAGTGCTGATGGTCTCAGGCATCGGTCAGGCAGGAAAGCTTCCCCAGTATCTGAACTGCAACTTCTTCAACGGCCTTCATGGACGTACTCTTCCTCCAGCAACTGCGGCAAAGCTGGCAAACCACGAACTGACGGTGATTGCGGTAGCAGGGGACGGGGACTGCTACGGCGAAGGAGGCAATCATCTGATACACGCCGTCAGAAGAAATCCCGACATTACTGTGATTGTGCATAACAACCAGATATACGGCCTTACAAAGGGACAGGCTTCACCTACCAGCGAGCGCGGCATGGTCTCCAAGATACAGAAGCAGGGTGTGTTCAACAATCCGTTCAACCCCATCGCATTTGCTATCTCCCAGGACTGTTCCTTTGTGGGCAGGGGATATGCGGGGGATGTCCAGCACCTCACAGAACTGCTGATGAAAGCTATCCAGCACCGGGGTCTCTCTCTGGTTGACGTGCTCCAGCCCTGTGTCACCTTTAACAAACTGAACACGTTCAAATGGTACTCCAACAGGGTCTACAAGATGGAGGAAGGTGAGTATGCTCTTGATGACAGGGTGAAAGCCTTTGAAAGGTCCCTCGAATGGGGTGACAGGATACCCCTTGGGATATTCTACACCAATGAGAGGCCGATCCTGGAGGATAATCACGAGATCCTGAAAGAAGCTCCCCTGATAAGACACAAGCCGGAGACTGGGAGAGTTAACAGGCTGATCGAAGGGTTCACATAA
- a CDS encoding HemK2/MTQ2 family protein methyltransferase, with amino-acid sequence MVTINYRSAEIKLAESVYDPAEDSYLLADAAVGHAEDGMRVLEIGTGTGFVSAVVQANRKVKLIATEINPYAAACARSNGIEVIRTDMFAGIRKDRQFDLIVFNPPYLPTSEDEKVPGWLNYAFDGGIDGRTSIRYFSEEVSGYLAPGGTILLLVSSLTGIKEVSERMQAYGLKTKIVASVKCSFEELVVIKATGHSCPGEQK; translated from the coding sequence ATGGTCACCATCAACTACAGGAGTGCGGAAATAAAGCTGGCAGAGAGCGTATATGACCCGGCGGAGGACTCATACCTGCTTGCTGATGCTGCGGTCGGGCATGCAGAAGATGGCATGCGGGTCCTTGAAATAGGGACAGGCACGGGCTTTGTGTCCGCTGTCGTACAGGCGAACAGGAAGGTAAAGCTCATCGCAACTGAGATCAACCCTTATGCAGCCGCATGCGCACGCTCCAACGGCATAGAGGTCATCAGGACAGACATGTTCGCAGGCATCAGAAAAGACAGGCAGTTCGACCTTATCGTATTCAATCCCCCCTATCTTCCAACATCTGAAGATGAGAAAGTACCGGGATGGCTGAACTATGCTTTTGACGGCGGTATTGATGGACGTACCTCTATCAGGTATTTCTCAGAAGAAGTCTCCGGCTACCTTGCACCCGGAGGAACAATCCTTTTGTTAGTTTCGTCCCTGACGGGCATAAAAGAGGTAAGCGAGCGGATGCAAGCTTACGGATTGAAGACAAAGATAGTAGCCAGCGTGAAATGCTCCTTTGAGGAACTGGTCGTCATCAAGGCAACTGGGCATTCGTGCCCGGGCGAGCAAAAGTGA
- the rsmA gene encoding 16S rRNA (adenine(1518)-N(6)/adenine(1519)-N(6))-dimethyltransferase RsmA, with amino-acid sequence MVHNILRKYGIRGGDHDQHFLVDERILDRIVEAADIQPHETILEIGAGIGNLTERLMKRAKKVVAIERDPALVDVLRDRFGDDGRLEIIPGDVLEVEFPAFDKVVSNLPYSISSEITFKLFRHDFRLGILMYQYEFAQRMVAHANSEDYSRLSVNAHYFADASIIMKIPRGAFSPPPEVLSAVVRLEPRPAPFEVADREYFLHFVTAVFGQRRKKIRNSIIRNKQLLGIDIRDFVDEIPQEMLDRRPENLEPEELARLANILYAHKQNT; translated from the coding sequence TTGGTTCACAACATTCTCAGGAAATATGGCATACGTGGCGGTGACCACGACCAGCATTTCCTCGTGGACGAGCGCATACTTGACAGGATAGTTGAAGCTGCGGATATCCAGCCCCATGAGACCATACTGGAAATCGGGGCCGGCATAGGCAACCTCACCGAGAGGCTGATGAAGCGTGCTAAAAAGGTGGTCGCCATAGAACGTGACCCTGCCCTTGTGGACGTGCTCCGTGACCGTTTCGGAGATGACGGCAGGCTCGAGATCATTCCCGGAGATGTCCTGGAAGTGGAGTTCCCGGCCTTCGATAAAGTGGTTTCCAATCTTCCTTATTCCATTTCCTCCGAAATAACATTCAAGTTGTTCAGGCATGATTTCAGGCTGGGCATACTCATGTACCAGTACGAGTTCGCACAAAGGATGGTAGCCCACGCAAATTCAGAGGATTACAGCAGGCTATCCGTCAATGCACATTACTTTGCAGATGCATCCATCATCATGAAAATCCCCAGGGGTGCCTTCTCACCACCTCCTGAAGTCCTCTCCGCGGTGGTCAGGCTCGAGCCAAGACCCGCGCCCTTTGAGGTTGCAGACAGGGAATACTTCCTGCACTTCGTCACGGCTGTCTTCGGCCAGCGACGCAAGAAGATCCGCAACTCCATTATAAGGAACAAGCAGCTGCTTGGTATCGACATCAGGGATTTCGTCGATGAGATTCCCCAGGAAATGCTTGACAGGAGACCTGAGAACCTGGAACCTGAAGAGCTTGCCCGCCTTGCAAACATCCTGTACGCACACAAACAGAATACCTAG
- a CDS encoding DUF655 domain-containing protein: MTQIRGKPPEKEEYAWVLDYLPYGSNEDKRPSYQKKPVVQAIGERNFVLMELIPKEGKSPSIQSRVYIGEGDRDEIDHVKHRIGYTNLSHGAQLELPFILEMNVKNDEERFVKFFNDAHPITNRLHMLELLPGIGKKLMWAIIDERKKGAFKSLDDLHTRVGGVHSPQKVIANRIIEELRDEAIKYRLFTLPPKRPKE, encoded by the coding sequence ATGACACAAATTAGGGGAAAGCCACCTGAAAAAGAAGAATACGCATGGGTCCTCGATTATCTGCCTTATGGCAGCAATGAGGATAAGAGGCCATCCTACCAGAAAAAACCGGTGGTCCAGGCCATCGGCGAGAGGAATTTCGTGCTGATGGAACTGATACCAAAGGAAGGTAAAAGTCCGAGCATCCAATCGCGCGTTTACATTGGAGAAGGCGACAGGGATGAGATCGACCATGTCAAGCACAGGATAGGCTATACCAATCTCAGCCACGGTGCCCAGCTGGAACTGCCCTTCATCCTGGAGATGAATGTCAAGAACGATGAAGAGCGTTTTGTCAAGTTCTTCAACGATGCACACCCTATCACAAACAGGCTGCATATGCTTGAGTTGCTGCCTGGCATCGGCAAGAAACTTATGTGGGCCATCATAGACGAAAGGAAGAAAGGAGCATTTAAGAGCCTTGATGACCTCCACACAAGGGTAGGCGGAGTGCACTCCCCCCAGAAAGTCATCGCCAACAGGATAATCGAAGAACTCAGGGACGAGGCCATCAAGTACAGGCTCTTCACCCTGCCTCCGAAGCGTCCAAAAGAATAA
- a CDS encoding RNA polymerase Rpb4 family protein: MIVKEILSEELLTLSEVKGILHQIMEERMQNEEELGYELRKAINHADTFSKSSPEKSRELVNKLMTLEKMKPDIAIRIADIMPMTRDELRSLYAKERFTLSDVELDQMLEMVEEAMD, encoded by the coding sequence ATGATTGTTAAGGAAATTCTGAGCGAAGAGTTGCTGACCCTGTCTGAAGTGAAAGGCATCTTACACCAGATCATGGAAGAGCGCATGCAAAATGAAGAAGAGCTGGGATATGAGCTGCGTAAGGCTATCAATCATGCAGATACGTTCTCAAAGTCATCTCCGGAAAAGTCAAGGGAGCTTGTGAACAAGCTTATGACACTGGAAAAAATGAAACCTGATATAGCCATCAGGATAGCGGACATAATGCCTATGACCAGGGACGAGCTCAGGTCCCTGTACGCCAAGGAAAGATTCACCCTAAGTGATGTGGAACTGGACCAGATGCTGGAAATGGTCGAAGAGGCAATGGATTAA